A window of the Pelagicoccus albus genome harbors these coding sequences:
- the dut gene encoding dUTP diphosphatase encodes MSETSVNLLIKPLNEAARAQYADHGHFHAGDAGLDLYTLEEIRVEPGETRMIEFGIACEPKDGKAYFLIPRSSISKTPLRMANSIGLIDGGYRGQIMAAVDNIKKEAFVVEAGTRLFQLIFPDCSPIAYQLVDELSETTRGSGGFGSTGK; translated from the coding sequence ATGTCAGAAACCTCCGTCAATCTTCTCATCAAGCCACTCAACGAAGCGGCCCGTGCTCAGTATGCGGACCATGGACATTTTCACGCCGGTGACGCTGGTCTGGACCTCTACACTCTAGAAGAAATTCGCGTGGAACCTGGCGAAACGCGCATGATCGAGTTCGGAATCGCCTGTGAGCCCAAGGATGGTAAAGCTTACTTTCTCATTCCGAGATCTTCTATTTCCAAGACTCCGCTGCGTATGGCCAACTCCATTGGCTTGATCGACGGAGGATATCGTGGGCAGATCATGGCCGCGGTCGATAATATCAAAAAGGAGGCCTTTGTGGTTGAGGCGGGCACCCGACTCTTCCAGCTCATTTTTCCCGATTGTTCGCCGATCGCCTACCAGCTCGTGGACGAGTTGAGTGAAACGACCCGCGGCAGCGGAGGCTTTGGCAGCACTGGCAAGTAG
- a CDS encoding methyl-accepting chemotaxis protein → MHLKTINSRITVWSGVCLVALATFLIGFAVLALRNQNAAVQAKLGESGEAYMLAATKLETVAIKEVFSKALEQATIVARLLEAGKDEDSGLVFDRDQANSLVRSVLLENPQFVGMSTCWEPNAFDNRDASFADAEGHDETGRFVPYWYHTGDGGAAMEPLVGYETLGDGDWYLIPRETGKPILTEPYIYPVGGEDVFMTTVAVPVKVGGRFAGVVTVDFALDFIQTLVDDVSGHYDGNAEISLISKQGVLVGVTGHPERAGKPVDDFAAESSLSDQETVVASAFMDLAGIDSSWRVLLSVPKEAFYAETRIIAAESRRGLAMMIGVGIVGILGGLAVLWFIANRISVPLHRVIERLQARSDQIAHASAQIASAGKSLADGASSQAASIEETAASLEEINSMTRRNANSAQRADTLMKNSQAKVEQAEQSMGELNDAMNAILGSSEETSKIVKTIDEIAFQTNLLALNAAVEAARAGEAGSGFAVVADEVRALATRAAASARSTSELIEKTLSNVTLGSNLVQGAKSSIYELVDSSTQATAMVSEIASASSEQATGIAQVGEAISQIESVTQQNTASAEESASAASELDIQSEGVQEVVRELVVLVRSKGSAQSGKSSEFEAPSRAGYVASSSEPGKLPSGIGFN, encoded by the coding sequence ATGCATCTGAAAACAATTAATTCACGAATAACCGTCTGGTCCGGCGTTTGTCTGGTTGCCTTGGCTACCTTTCTGATCGGCTTCGCAGTCCTCGCGTTGAGGAACCAAAACGCTGCCGTGCAGGCCAAACTGGGTGAGTCTGGCGAAGCGTACATGCTTGCGGCAACCAAACTGGAGACGGTGGCTATCAAGGAGGTCTTCTCAAAAGCGCTGGAACAAGCCACGATCGTTGCTCGGCTTTTGGAAGCGGGGAAAGACGAGGATTCTGGTTTGGTATTCGATCGTGATCAGGCGAATTCGCTGGTTCGGTCGGTTTTGCTTGAGAATCCACAGTTTGTGGGGATGAGCACTTGTTGGGAGCCAAATGCCTTTGATAACCGAGATGCCTCTTTTGCCGATGCAGAGGGCCATGATGAAACCGGTCGATTTGTACCGTACTGGTATCACACCGGAGACGGAGGAGCCGCTATGGAACCCCTGGTCGGCTATGAGACCCTGGGAGATGGAGATTGGTATCTGATACCCCGCGAGACGGGTAAACCCATTTTGACTGAGCCCTACATCTACCCAGTGGGAGGCGAAGACGTATTCATGACCACCGTTGCGGTTCCGGTGAAGGTTGGCGGGCGGTTTGCCGGTGTGGTGACGGTCGATTTCGCCTTGGATTTTATCCAGACATTGGTCGATGACGTATCTGGACACTATGACGGGAACGCGGAAATCTCGTTGATCAGCAAGCAAGGAGTGCTGGTCGGAGTGACCGGGCATCCCGAAAGGGCAGGCAAGCCTGTTGACGATTTCGCTGCCGAATCATCTTTGTCTGATCAGGAAACTGTTGTTGCTTCGGCTTTCATGGATCTGGCGGGTATAGATTCATCTTGGAGGGTGCTGCTCTCTGTCCCGAAAGAGGCGTTTTACGCGGAGACCAGAATCATTGCTGCGGAGTCTCGACGAGGGCTCGCCATGATGATCGGTGTTGGGATCGTAGGTATTCTTGGAGGGCTTGCGGTGCTTTGGTTCATTGCAAATCGTATTTCCGTTCCGTTGCATCGTGTTATCGAGCGCCTGCAGGCTCGTTCCGATCAGATTGCCCACGCCTCTGCTCAGATCGCTTCCGCAGGAAAGAGTCTCGCGGACGGAGCTTCAAGCCAAGCTGCCTCAATCGAGGAAACGGCCGCATCGCTAGAAGAGATTAATTCAATGACTCGTCGAAATGCGAACAGCGCTCAGCGGGCCGATACGCTCATGAAAAACTCTCAGGCGAAAGTGGAGCAGGCTGAACAGTCGATGGGCGAACTCAATGACGCGATGAACGCGATACTCGGCTCCAGCGAAGAGACGTCCAAGATTGTCAAAACGATTGACGAGATTGCCTTTCAAACGAATTTGCTGGCCCTTAACGCGGCGGTCGAAGCGGCTCGGGCTGGCGAGGCGGGCAGTGGTTTCGCAGTGGTGGCGGACGAGGTGCGCGCCTTGGCTACGCGAGCGGCAGCCTCCGCGAGAAGCACGTCGGAACTGATTGAAAAGACTTTGAGCAACGTGACCTTGGGTAGCAATCTCGTGCAGGGAGCCAAGAGTTCCATTTACGAGCTCGTGGACAGCTCTACGCAAGCTACCGCCATGGTTTCGGAGATCGCCTCGGCTTCTTCTGAGCAAGCGACGGGCATTGCCCAAGTCGGTGAGGCAATCTCCCAAATTGAGAGCGTGACCCAGCAAAACACGGCTAGCGCTGAAGAATCTGCCTCCGCGGCCTCGGAACTAGATATCCAGTCCGAAGGGGTTCAAGAAGTGGTACGCGAGTTGGTTGTCCTAGTCCGTTCCAAGGGCTCGGCTCAATCGGGAAAAAGCTCAGAGTTTGAAGCGCCCTCCCGAGCGGGCTACGTTGCGTCTTCTTCCGAGCCAGGAAAGCTACCGAGTGGAATCGGCTTCAACTGA
- a CDS encoding response regulator, with protein sequence MPTNILGNHFSEPRSVQDALLQHVTENKLIFVATMDGKITEVNEAAAGVSGFLAEEMIGSRCDKIFGQGESPGDWAKIFEDLKAGKHFIRELKNLTKDGSAHWTEANFVPLNESREGGPRFVCIQRDIKETKRAQNRAARIRNLLEETGVGSWEVDLIGNRIFWSDVTCAIHEVPSGYLPTLEEGIEYYEPGEDRDRITKVVERAIQENKSYSEDLRIKTARGRKIWVRAKGKPVFENGKCIRLIGTFQDITGERDTFAQMQKELNFLDQTLGSAINTIIIAFDEAGKIELFNQGAERLLGYTSQQTSSMALMEFLNSNCFQEKPGEVATDEEDLLQTVILQARERPSQKRECLLRTQTGNLLPVMISLSPLETGPEQEAKYLCVAEDISALKEQQIELQQASSAKSDFLANMSHEIRTPMNGIIGMTNLLLETNGLDQSQREYGTIIKGSAESLLKIINDILDFSKVEAGLLELEEVEFNLRDNLSDFVAIMAYKAKSKNLSFDCQVQPSVPNSLIGDYSRMRQILMNLAGNAIKFTDKGRVTINVTRMESTPQETKLKFTISDTGVGIETSRTDELFDKFSQANASVSRRFGGSGLGLSISKQLAELMGGEIGAFGAIDEGSTFWFTLPFKRPDPKIREQKYSQLLKGKKVLVIDDDEQILRLMKEYLSMWKMEPILCQDASTALQKVYELVDAGDPVKCMFVDYSMPGMNGSTLARILKKDPVTKRINLILLTGMGTIEDLEPVRAKGFDYYCSKPMRPSDLFDTLVSVYESPIQIEASELDDYRERFAKTKARILLAEDNSVNQLVAKGIMEKHGFTIETVSSGQEALRQVMEIEYDLIFMDVQMPIMDGLEATREIRNLETNTGREKRVPIIAMTAHAREEDKQTCLAAGMDDFTPKPISALSVAQLLDKYLPPPSPEAVLRMPKPGAGQHIPPPSEIEKERQTSTEALFEKEETLKRFDQDQELMKLVCQTALGDISADLQKLKVAIGESDSEQSRFFAHSIKGAAKNAGFARLGDLAHQCETACKDSKLDSANRLLIEISKTYEETQRAITSQN encoded by the coding sequence ATGCCTACCAATATCCTAGGAAACCACTTCAGCGAGCCTCGAAGCGTACAAGATGCCCTCCTGCAACACGTAACAGAGAACAAGTTGATTTTTGTAGCCACCATGGACGGCAAAATCACGGAGGTGAACGAGGCAGCCGCAGGGGTAAGCGGCTTTTTGGCCGAGGAAATGATAGGCTCTCGTTGCGACAAGATTTTCGGACAAGGGGAATCTCCTGGCGATTGGGCCAAAATATTCGAGGACCTGAAAGCCGGTAAACACTTTATTCGCGAACTGAAAAACCTCACCAAAGACGGAAGCGCACATTGGACCGAGGCCAATTTTGTACCCTTGAACGAATCAAGAGAAGGCGGACCCCGCTTTGTCTGCATTCAGCGCGATATCAAAGAAACCAAACGGGCTCAAAACAGAGCGGCTCGCATCCGTAACTTACTAGAGGAGACTGGCGTGGGCAGCTGGGAGGTCGACCTGATCGGTAACAGGATTTTCTGGTCCGACGTCACTTGCGCCATTCACGAAGTTCCCAGCGGATACTTGCCGACCCTCGAGGAAGGGATCGAATACTATGAGCCGGGCGAGGATAGGGATCGCATAACGAAGGTCGTCGAAAGAGCCATTCAAGAAAACAAATCATATTCGGAAGACCTTCGAATAAAGACCGCTCGAGGACGCAAAATTTGGGTGCGAGCCAAAGGCAAGCCCGTTTTCGAAAACGGCAAATGCATTCGCTTGATTGGAACCTTTCAGGACATTACCGGCGAGCGCGATACCTTCGCCCAAATGCAAAAGGAGCTGAACTTTCTAGATCAGACTCTGGGATCAGCCATCAATACCATCATTATCGCTTTCGACGAGGCTGGCAAAATCGAGTTATTCAATCAGGGCGCGGAACGCCTGCTTGGCTACACCTCGCAGCAAACTAGCAGCATGGCCTTAATGGAATTTCTCAACTCCAACTGTTTTCAGGAGAAACCGGGAGAAGTAGCTACCGACGAAGAAGACTTGCTGCAAACGGTCATCCTCCAAGCCCGTGAGCGCCCTAGCCAGAAACGAGAGTGTTTGCTGCGAACCCAAACCGGCAACCTCCTACCCGTGATGATCTCCCTCTCCCCATTGGAGACAGGACCAGAGCAGGAGGCTAAGTATCTCTGTGTGGCGGAGGACATTAGCGCCCTGAAAGAGCAACAGATCGAACTGCAGCAAGCGAGTTCAGCCAAAAGCGACTTCCTCGCTAACATGAGTCACGAAATTCGCACCCCAATGAATGGCATCATTGGCATGACGAACTTGCTTTTGGAAACGAACGGCCTCGACCAATCTCAGCGTGAATATGGCACCATCATCAAGGGAAGCGCCGAATCTTTGCTTAAAATAATAAACGACATCCTTGATTTCTCTAAGGTGGAGGCGGGCCTGCTGGAGCTGGAGGAAGTCGAATTTAACCTTCGCGACAACCTCTCCGACTTCGTCGCTATCATGGCGTACAAAGCGAAATCCAAAAACTTGAGTTTCGACTGCCAAGTACAACCGTCGGTCCCGAATAGCCTGATTGGGGACTATTCGCGTATGAGGCAGATTCTAATGAACCTCGCAGGCAACGCCATCAAGTTTACGGACAAGGGACGTGTCACCATTAACGTAACCCGTATGGAATCGACTCCGCAAGAGACGAAACTGAAGTTTACGATTTCGGATACAGGGGTAGGAATAGAAACCAGCCGGACCGACGAATTATTTGACAAGTTTAGCCAAGCAAACGCATCCGTGTCCCGCCGTTTTGGAGGCTCTGGACTCGGACTCTCCATTTCCAAGCAGTTGGCGGAATTGATGGGCGGCGAGATAGGCGCCTTCGGGGCGATCGACGAAGGCTCCACCTTTTGGTTCACCCTTCCCTTCAAACGTCCAGATCCCAAAATACGAGAGCAGAAATACTCCCAACTGCTCAAAGGCAAAAAGGTCCTGGTCATCGACGACGACGAACAAATCCTCAGGCTGATGAAAGAGTATCTCTCCATGTGGAAAATGGAGCCAATACTCTGCCAGGACGCTTCCACCGCCCTTCAAAAGGTGTACGAGCTAGTAGATGCTGGCGATCCAGTGAAGTGCATGTTCGTAGACTATAGCATGCCGGGCATGAATGGTTCCACCCTGGCCCGCATCTTAAAAAAGGATCCCGTCACAAAACGAATCAATCTCATCTTGCTAACGGGAATGGGCACGATCGAGGACTTAGAGCCGGTTAGAGCCAAAGGCTTTGATTACTATTGTTCGAAGCCCATGCGACCCTCTGATCTTTTCGATACCCTCGTAAGCGTATACGAAAGTCCGATACAAATAGAAGCCTCCGAGCTGGACGACTATCGGGAACGCTTCGCAAAGACGAAGGCCAGGATATTGCTGGCCGAAGACAACAGCGTAAACCAACTGGTGGCCAAAGGCATCATGGAGAAGCATGGGTTTACCATAGAAACGGTATCAAGCGGGCAAGAAGCTCTCAGGCAGGTAATGGAAATTGAATACGATCTAATTTTCATGGACGTACAGATGCCGATTATGGATGGTTTGGAAGCGACGAGAGAAATTCGTAATTTAGAGACGAATACAGGCCGCGAAAAAAGAGTACCTATCATCGCCATGACCGCTCACGCCCGCGAGGAGGATAAGCAGACTTGCCTCGCCGCCGGCATGGACGACTTTACCCCGAAACCAATCAGCGCGCTTAGCGTCGCCCAATTATTGGATAAATATCTGCCTCCACCATCACCAGAGGCCGTACTTCGAATGCCCAAGCCGGGCGCCGGCCAACACATCCCTCCACCTTCCGAAATCGAAAAAGAAAGACAGACCTCGACTGAGGCCCTTTTCGAAAAAGAGGAGACTCTCAAGCGCTTCGATCAAGATCAGGAGCTCATGAAACTGGTTTGCCAAACTGCCTTGGGTGACATCTCAGCCGACTTGCAAAAATTAAAGGTCGCCATTGGAGAATCCGACTCCGAGCAAAGCAGGTTTTTCGCCCATTCCATCAAGGGAGCAGCCAAAAACGCCGGCTTCGCGCGACTGGGAGACCTCGCCCACCAGTGCGAGACCGCATGCAAAGACAGCAAGCTCGACTCTGCCAATCGCCTGCTTATCGAAATTTCAAAAACCTACGAAGAGACCCAACGCGCGATAACGAGCCAAAACTGA
- a CDS encoding ATP-binding protein has product MSIPSESSPSDPPGLFQALDRHAIVAITDHRGVITYANENFCRVSQYSKDELLGRTHKILNSGFHPKSFWANFWSVIRRGEIWEGEICNRAKDGSLFWLLTTISPVLNDAGDIVSYISIRTDHTRSKNRKLRFDLAESVGKVGTWEMAFSNRRVDWDDKMYEMHGVKQEVGDLFGAWLELVYPDDRESFRSNLLGIEKGTRKIALDYRLKSEDGFLRRFGLVGNVVYDTDGTRLSLVGVVVDKTIEYLQRSELAAATEDAKRSNLAKSRFLANMGHELLTPLNGIIGMASLLQVTSEVTEEQGQMIGSIESSGKSLLKMVESILDFTQIESGDIKLANLDFELAKTLQEVSDIYSVKAKSKGLGYTWKLAPSLPRFFRGDTARLKQILMEVLDNAVKFTESGEISLYVQKIGSIGGETVVNFTVRDTGIGVPEAQLQKVFDGFAQVDDKTSRSYGGTGLGLARVKRILDLMDGTIRLDSVEGEGTTVSFSIVFDAVKSSRVLNAPKELSDRSCLLVSKNMALREQLESVLSVWSVNTGACSKAALALELIKSRIDKGMSLDYVIFDSNNEGMPASEFAARLEDIMGAAGVKLIFIDSDLFGIETGLDIEVLFSPLRQSSIFDALVSGVGSASYIDMEDMAYDENCFENRSKRVLVVEDNSSNQIVIEAVLEKLGISPVCVRNGIEAITALNLQAFDLIFMDIQMPELNGVEATKVIRSGDPSKWDPHVSIVALTANTRFKDRAACFEAGMDDFISKPVEVSEVYRVLERLLPPLEQEEVEEGGSNSQEDGKLFDGDYLLQSLDGDLEFVRGLLKDSIVSIEGESVRFGSLLKLGQFEEANKCLHKLKGAAGNLRCVSLFEECVQIQNLLERDQVGRAVLRLDLFQQLVDQTMQELKAV; this is encoded by the coding sequence ATGTCTATCCCATCGGAATCTTCTCCGTCTGATCCGCCCGGTTTATTCCAGGCGCTCGATCGCCATGCCATCGTGGCGATCACCGATCATCGTGGCGTAATAACGTACGCCAACGAAAACTTCTGTCGCGTTAGCCAATACAGCAAGGACGAACTTCTCGGCCGAACTCACAAAATACTAAACTCTGGATTTCACCCCAAATCCTTTTGGGCGAATTTTTGGAGCGTCATAAGACGCGGTGAAATCTGGGAAGGCGAGATTTGTAACCGGGCTAAGGATGGGTCGCTCTTTTGGCTTCTCACAACGATCAGTCCCGTCTTAAACGATGCCGGCGATATTGTATCTTATATTTCGATACGTACGGATCATACCCGCAGCAAAAACAGGAAATTGCGTTTCGATCTAGCGGAATCGGTGGGGAAAGTGGGCACTTGGGAGATGGCCTTTTCGAATCGCCGCGTGGATTGGGATGACAAGATGTATGAGATGCATGGAGTGAAGCAGGAGGTAGGTGACCTGTTTGGCGCCTGGCTTGAGCTTGTCTATCCGGACGATCGGGAGTCGTTTCGTAGCAATCTGCTGGGTATCGAAAAGGGTACCCGAAAAATCGCCCTAGACTATCGTTTGAAGTCGGAAGATGGGTTTCTGCGGCGCTTCGGACTGGTTGGAAACGTTGTCTACGACACGGATGGAACGAGACTTTCCCTAGTGGGAGTCGTCGTAGACAAGACTATTGAGTACTTGCAACGATCCGAGCTCGCAGCAGCCACTGAAGACGCGAAACGCTCCAACTTAGCGAAGAGTCGTTTCCTCGCCAATATGGGACACGAGCTTCTCACGCCACTTAATGGCATTATCGGAATGGCTTCGCTTCTGCAGGTGACGAGTGAGGTTACGGAGGAACAGGGGCAAATGATCGGATCGATCGAAAGTTCGGGCAAGTCTCTACTGAAGATGGTGGAATCCATTCTAGACTTCACTCAGATCGAGTCAGGAGACATCAAATTGGCTAATCTCGATTTTGAATTAGCCAAGACCTTGCAAGAGGTCTCCGATATTTATTCCGTAAAGGCCAAGAGTAAAGGGCTTGGCTATACATGGAAATTGGCTCCCAGCTTGCCGCGGTTTTTTCGAGGAGACACGGCTCGATTGAAACAGATATTGATGGAAGTCCTGGACAACGCCGTCAAATTCACTGAGAGCGGCGAAATCTCCCTTTACGTCCAGAAAATAGGGAGCATAGGCGGTGAGACGGTGGTCAACTTCACGGTCCGCGATACGGGTATCGGAGTTCCCGAAGCTCAGTTGCAAAAAGTATTCGATGGTTTTGCCCAAGTGGATGACAAGACCTCGAGGTCCTATGGTGGCACTGGCCTGGGATTGGCTAGAGTGAAGCGAATTTTAGACCTCATGGACGGAACGATCCGACTGGATTCTGTGGAGGGAGAGGGGACGACGGTGAGTTTCAGCATTGTGTTCGACGCGGTGAAATCCTCTCGGGTACTTAATGCTCCGAAGGAGCTATCTGATAGGAGTTGTTTGCTTGTATCCAAAAACATGGCCTTGAGGGAACAGTTGGAGTCGGTCCTTTCTGTTTGGTCGGTCAATACGGGAGCGTGCTCCAAGGCTGCTCTGGCTCTAGAACTCATAAAGTCTCGAATCGATAAAGGCATGTCGCTCGACTATGTGATTTTCGATTCCAACAACGAAGGTATGCCAGCGTCTGAGTTTGCCGCCCGCCTTGAGGATATCATGGGAGCCGCAGGCGTGAAGCTGATATTCATAGACAGCGACCTTTTTGGGATCGAGACCGGTTTGGACATTGAAGTACTGTTTTCTCCGCTCCGGCAGTCTTCCATATTCGACGCTCTTGTATCCGGTGTCGGCTCTGCGAGCTACATCGATATGGAAGACATGGCATACGACGAAAATTGTTTCGAAAACCGGTCCAAACGGGTATTGGTGGTAGAAGATAATAGCTCGAACCAAATTGTTATCGAAGCGGTGCTCGAGAAGCTCGGTATCTCACCGGTGTGTGTGAGAAACGGTATCGAAGCGATAACTGCCTTAAACCTGCAAGCATTCGACCTCATTTTCATGGATATTCAGATGCCAGAGCTAAATGGCGTCGAGGCCACCAAAGTCATTCGAAGCGGTGATCCGTCCAAATGGGACCCTCATGTCAGCATTGTCGCTTTAACAGCGAATACGCGATTTAAGGACCGGGCTGCCTGCTTCGAGGCGGGAATGGACGACTTCATTTCAAAACCGGTGGAAGTCTCTGAAGTCTATCGGGTTTTGGAAAGGCTTCTACCGCCGCTCGAGCAGGAGGAAGTAGAAGAGGGTGGATCGAATTCACAAGAAGATGGTAAGCTCTTTGACGGAGACTACCTTTTGCAGAGCCTTGACGGAGATTTGGAGTTTGTGAGGGGGCTCTTGAAGGATTCGATCGTTAGCATCGAGGGAGAGTCGGTTCGCTTCGGGAGCCTTTTGAAGTTGGGGCAATTTGAGGAGGCGAACAAGTGTCTACACAAACTCAAGGGCGCGGCGGGCAATCTCAGATGCGTTTCACTTTTCGAGGAATGTGTTCAAATACAGAATCTCTTGGAGAGGGATCAGGTTGGCAGAGCCGTGTTGAGGTTGGACCTCTTTCAACAGCTAGTCGATCAGACTATGCAGGAACTCAAGGCCGTTTAG
- a CDS encoding AraC family transcriptional regulator, with protein MNKFDEFSSLLEGPRARGAFTLRGLLNAPWSLRIEAESPLTVIAMIRGEAHIRHDNGKSCSLAPGDVAITRAPGHYTVADHPDTAPTIFVNPGQDCRAPDGRSLFEEMMIGTRTWGHDSNASHLMLVASYESMSDVSDRLREALPPILWVKNEDWDSPLIPLLNAEIARDAPGQAAVLDRLLDMILIAIVRKWFDRQDSREMPWYEAKGDRLVGRVLKMIHQDPAQAWTLNSLATKVGVSRAALARRFQEVVGQSPMNFLTQWRLALAADLLSEPEQTLETIAERVGYSSAFSLSSAFKRVRGISPKEHRERSKA; from the coding sequence GTGAACAAATTCGACGAATTCAGCAGTCTTCTCGAAGGGCCTAGGGCACGAGGAGCCTTCACCTTAAGAGGCTTGCTCAATGCTCCCTGGAGCCTGCGAATCGAGGCGGAGTCGCCTCTAACCGTCATCGCTATGATCCGCGGAGAAGCCCACATCCGGCACGACAACGGCAAATCCTGTTCACTCGCCCCGGGCGACGTCGCCATTACCCGAGCTCCGGGCCACTACACGGTCGCAGACCATCCCGACACCGCGCCCACTATCTTCGTCAACCCTGGACAGGACTGTCGAGCGCCGGACGGTCGTTCCTTGTTCGAGGAAATGATGATTGGCACTCGAACTTGGGGGCACGACAGCAACGCTAGCCACCTGATGCTAGTGGCGAGCTACGAATCGATGTCGGACGTTAGCGACCGGCTGAGGGAAGCCCTTCCACCCATTCTCTGGGTGAAAAACGAAGACTGGGACTCCCCGCTTATTCCCTTGCTCAATGCCGAGATCGCTCGAGACGCCCCGGGACAAGCGGCAGTGTTGGATCGACTCCTCGATATGATCCTTATCGCCATCGTGCGGAAATGGTTCGACCGGCAGGACTCCCGCGAAATGCCATGGTACGAGGCCAAAGGCGATCGCCTGGTAGGACGAGTCTTGAAGATGATCCACCAAGATCCCGCCCAAGCCTGGACCTTGAATTCCTTGGCGACAAAAGTAGGCGTTTCGCGGGCCGCCTTGGCTCGTCGCTTTCAAGAGGTGGTGGGCCAGTCTCCCATGAATTTCCTCACCCAGTGGCGCTTAGCGCTGGCAGCCGACCTTCTCTCCGAGCCGGAGCAAACCTTGGAGACAATCGCAGAGCGCGTCGGATACAGCAGCGCCTTTTCCCTTAGCTCCGCTTTCAAACGCGTGCGAGGAATCAGCCCCAAAGAGCACAGAGAGCGAAGTAAAGCCTAG
- a CDS encoding SDR family oxidoreductase, which translates to MNTATQITSDAKAHTILVIGASGKTGRRVTERLRNANIAVKAASRSSETRFDWDDQATWEPAISGATGAYITVYPDLSFPGVADRVQAFAELAVANGCKRLVLLSGRGEEGALDSENRLRASGADWTIVRCSVFSQNFSESFQDAIRHGFLSMPVGDILEPFIDADDIAEVASAAFLDDRHVGQVYELSGPRLLSMQDVVHDLSDALGREVQFQSVSVEAYAEELEQHGFPKEESLPVAQLIADVLDGRNAYLADGVQRALGREAKDFADFARDAAAEGIWDLEEVQA; encoded by the coding sequence ATGAACACAGCAACACAAATTACATCCGATGCCAAAGCGCATACTATCCTCGTCATCGGCGCGAGTGGAAAAACGGGCCGCCGCGTGACTGAACGGCTTCGTAATGCGAACATCGCCGTCAAAGCGGCTTCCCGATCAAGCGAGACCCGCTTTGACTGGGACGATCAAGCGACTTGGGAACCTGCCATAAGCGGAGCGACAGGGGCCTACATAACGGTCTATCCGGACCTTTCCTTCCCGGGAGTCGCCGATCGGGTGCAGGCTTTCGCCGAACTCGCGGTCGCAAACGGCTGCAAGCGTTTGGTCTTGTTGTCCGGGCGAGGGGAGGAGGGCGCTCTCGATTCGGAGAACCGACTCAGGGCCTCGGGCGCTGATTGGACCATCGTTCGCTGCTCCGTTTTCAGCCAGAACTTTAGCGAGTCGTTCCAGGACGCGATCCGCCATGGGTTTCTTTCTATGCCAGTTGGCGATATTCTAGAGCCTTTTATAGATGCCGATGACATCGCCGAGGTCGCTAGCGCCGCTTTTCTTGATGATCGGCATGTGGGGCAAGTCTACGAGCTTTCGGGGCCGCGCCTGCTTTCTATGCAAGATGTTGTGCACGACTTAAGCGACGCTCTTGGTCGGGAAGTCCAGTTCCAATCAGTATCCGTAGAAGCATACGCGGAAGAACTGGAGCAGCACGGCTTCCCGAAGGAAGAGTCGCTGCCAGTCGCCCAATTGATCGCCGACGTCTTGGATGGAAGAAACGCGTACCTAGCGGATGGAGTCCAACGCGCCCTCGGTCGCGAAGCGAAGGACTTTGCCGATTTCGCCAGGGACGCGGCCGCGGAAGGCATTTGGGATTTGGAGGAGGTTCAAGCATGA
- a CDS encoding DUF1772 domain-containing protein, which yields MNILLLNLLLAGLVGTALVGGLLYAFSVCIMKALAGLTDAEGIKAMQTINRVILNPTFFLSFIGTAVLSLVNGAFVLMGWAGDFPDIFIFASAFYLFGVFLVTARGNVPLNHKLDALQAERGSEFWKIYLKDWTRLNHLRTVAATISVFLYGVGFVQYTFQP from the coding sequence ATGAACATTCTATTGCTAAACCTGCTCCTTGCCGGGCTCGTGGGAACCGCTCTGGTGGGAGGTCTGCTTTATGCCTTTTCCGTTTGTATCATGAAAGCCCTTGCAGGCTTGACGGACGCTGAGGGGATCAAAGCCATGCAGACGATCAACCGAGTGATATTGAACCCGACATTCTTCCTCTCGTTTATCGGGACGGCCGTTCTCTCACTCGTAAACGGAGCCTTCGTTCTGATGGGATGGGCCGGAGACTTTCCCGATATCTTCATCTTCGCCTCGGCCTTCTATTTGTTCGGTGTTTTCTTGGTGACTGCCAGGGGAAACGTGCCGCTAAACCATAAGCTCGACGCTCTGCAAGCGGAGCGTGGAAGCGAATTTTGGAAGATCTACCTGAAGGACTGGACTCGCCTAAATCATCTTCGAACCGTCGCCGCGACTATCTCCGTTTTTCTCTATGGTGTCGGTTTTGTCCAATACACTTTTCAACCCTAA